The genomic DNA CCACATAATGGGTTTGACTCAATGATAGTATTGACatgatttttcttcaattaaagATCTAATTCCTTAGCACTAAGAAAATGTAAAGGAGgattttttagtttactttTATCTATTGTCCATAAGTTTGTAATTATAAGGTGTaacattccaaaattttaggaaatttttatcatttatcttaatttaattggGTGTTATATCCAGgtttgaagtttaaattgatttattgaGTTAAGATAAAAGGACTAGATCAAAagttgggtttttcttttctttttctttttaagaaacagAGAATATAATGGTCACCTCTATTCCACTAGTTGCCAAATTTTTATGCAGCTCTTCAAGAGAAGCAATTCCTGAAGTGTCAATGTTCATTAAATCTAcatagagagaagaaaataattaaccaCGTATATGTAAGTAaacatatgaaaatatatattgtgtccatatcttataataaaaaagagagaaatagaaattgaACTAACTGGAGAGATCAATGACTAGGAATTGAGTAATTCCCTTTCCTGATGCTTCTTGGCTGCTGATGAACCTCAAAATCCTAAAtcaaaaacacaaatattaaacGTGAATTAGTTCACAAAGGATCATCTATATTTCAATAAGACCAACACAATGTAGTTAACTAACCATTAACATATTGTTAATTAGTAGACAACAAAATATCGTTCGTTGGAGGTGAATTCAAACATGAACATACTACTGTGTCTGACTAGATAAAAGTTCAGTTTGACGATGGTGTAAAACTATATCAATGCTACATTGTGGGATGTTACCTGTCCTTTACGAAATTGGCATTTGCAAAGCAAAGTAAGCCAGATTTAACACGAACGATGAGGACTCCAGGAGTGTTGAGAGCCATTGgatattgatgaatatcaCAAAAGGTATCGGTTCCAGGGATTTTACCCAATATCTCTGTCCCAGGTTTGATTGAGGTTACTATTATCTTTGCAAATGATATCACCAACTGCACATACAACTTTAATTAgctaaactaataaaaaaaagaaatatcacATGCATCACTAATTGGCTTTAATTTTAGAAGCATAGTCCAAAAGTATGTCttttctgtttaaaaaatagttgaacACAAATATAGAACTCACAAATCAAACCTGAATGCCTCCCATGCAACACGACAACAATTTATATGTTGTGATATAGAACTCAAAACttaaatgaatgaatgtgTAATATTTCTAAACTTAGAAATAGAGAGATAGGTTACCGAAAGGAGGAGGCCGAATTCAACAGATAGAAAGAGAACTCCAAAAAAAGCTGCGAGACAGGCCAAGAAGTCAAGCTTGTCGATCTTCCATATATTGTAAGCTTGGTGAATGTCAACGAGGCCAGGAAGAGCTGAGAGAATAATGGAAGCCAAGATGGCGTTGGGAGTGAAGTAGAGGAGCTTGGTAAACATCTTCAATGATATCATCACCGTCACCGCCATCACTACATTTGAAACTGGCGTCTCGCAACCGGCACTGAAATTAACGGCTGAACGTGACAGAGAACCTGTTGCTGTATAGCAAGAAGTAAGAGATCCAGCTAGGTTCATGAAGCCTAACGCAACCATTTCTTTGTTCCCATCAATGTTGTATCCTTTCATGGATGCCAATGATCTCCCCACAGCAATCGCCTCCTGAAATGTTAAAAGTGATTCCAAATCactcttaaattaaaacatattatatatcttacaaagaaatatatatatggttatTAAAGGATGGAACGTACAGTGAGAGCTACGACGGCGACGATGAGGGCAGCATTGAGGATTTGGGAGATATGAGGGGTGTGGATTTGGATGTTTTGAGTGGAGATTGGGTTAAGGCCAGGGGGGACTCGTTTGACGATCTTGACGCCATGTTCATCGGCTCTTGTGAGGAACACCAAAAGTGTTGATAGGATTACGGACACCAATGGAGCCATGGCTGGTAACCAGAATACTTTCTTGTACTTCTTCCCCTGCAAATTACAAAGTTTAGTTTCAACATTATATATGGATTATAGAAGAGAGTATAAGAGTTAAGAGAGGGAAGAagtagtagaagaagaaagtttaGTTCCCTCTCAAACTCTTATTTTGTCGAACTCTCTTTTAGAGTTACGAgatttcttaattcttaaaatgttttaatttataatttcagCTTTAGGTTCGatttaaatgttataatttaaaaatctttgGATTATGATAGTAACCATAGAGACACAAATATTGCATAACTTTAAAACTATAGGGATTACAATAATTacaactaaaactaaaactaaattgaaactttttttttagatattgtAAGTGTTGACAATAATGaataaagtattattaaactaaaaaagtgaaaagtaataagagaaaattattGGTGAAAATAGGATCTAAGAATTTTGCCATGAAAATGGGTAGGTTCATTTCATCAATTcatcatttacttttttttcttattgtggATGCcaataactttttctttttctttgtagCTTTACGACAGCAAAAACCCAaccaattcaaaatcaaaattaaaaaacaaaagaaaattcatttatccacttcaaaactaaaggaaacaaaatggacaaatagttttttttcttcttttttaaaaaattattattgttttttaacaaataacaaatgaaaaaaacacagtttaaattataaatttagtattGAGATTTGTTTATAATGtagtatttaatttgaacTTCTTTGATTAATAAGTTTtgtctctaaattttatattattattattgattacGGACCAACTggatattgaaaatttagaatgcattataaaagaaatcaaatttaattaatcttacTAGTTAATCTTTGGAAATTTCTtgtagataaaaaaaaaaactatttacaaaatataagttttaaactattttaagcctattagaaagaaagaaacctaacaaaatttatcaaaatctcTCTTatccttttaagtttttttttttttatattgaatatgaattttatgCATCTACTTagacatatttgaaaatttagattcattcactatcaaatttaaatttagttatgcattattcaattaactttaatttttaagatttttttcttttctcttctctcttttttataaaaaatttggttgcATTTATTAAATGCATTTCATCCAAAAAAACTTTTGGAGTAAGAAGTtgattataatagtttgagtttgaaatgtaaattattGAAGTAAGAAGTtgattataatagtttgagtttgaaatgtaaattattttgatttgaatcATAATAGTATGTATTGAAgtgaaaactattttaatttgaaaaataaaatactaaatattatAGGAAAGAgtaaaaagagaatgagaaatataaaatagcaaaagttttaaaataactgTAGCAcatattttgaacaaaatagtttttagtgtaccaaaagataattattataGACAGTTTCCATTTACTATGGTACACGAAGGTGGTAAAGGTGCAACTGCGACTAATAATTGTCCTTAGACAAAATAGTGTAAAAGAAGAACGCCTAAACTAACAAAGAGTCCACCATTAAGATTTGAGCTAATAAACTTACCAATAATTTGGTGATGAGGATGAAGGAAAGGAATGAAGAGCCAATGATGAAGTTCAAGGGATTCCATTGCTGAAAAATTTAAGAGATCATCACCGCATGAtcagatattaaaaaataaatattaattttgttttgggaaggaattaaattaaaatgagattgAAGTTTTGAGtatgaattataataaaaaaataatttacatcaTTATTAAGATGATGGAATGATGCGAAAACAGCTTCCATAACAGAGATGATATCAGTTTTATTAGTGAAGTGAGTGATTCCAAGCAATCCTTTGAGTTGTTGAAGTCCAATTACAATGGCAGCTCCACCCATGAACCCAACTATGGCAGCTTGTGATAGAAAATCCACCATAAATCCCAACCtgaaatgttttttatataattattccAATCCCATTAATTACTACCATacaaattattacttttaatttcgacaaaaaaaaagaaaagaaaagaaaaagaaactgaagaagaaattagagaCCGGAAAAGTCCAAAGGCGGCTTGAAAGATTCCGGCGAAGAAAGTGGTGGTGAAGACAAGGTTTCTATAGGCAAAAGGATCGGCGGCGGGATCTTGAATTTTCTGAATCATCGTCGGCAAAAGCATAGATATTATAGCGACCGGACCGATCGCTATTTCCCTCGAACTTCCCAATATTGCATAAACCAACGGCGGCACAATGCTCGTATCTGCCCCCACAGAATTAAAAcgttctttttcttaattaatccCAAATGAAAACTACTTTCATCTAATTAGTTCTTAATTTACAACACTTACAAAGCCCATATTGAGGATCAAGCTTAGCCAGATTTGCGTAACCAATACTCTGCGTATATAATCATcacaattaattaactaactttaatcatcattttctaataacataatttaatttacctGAGGAATGCAGAGGCTAGCAAGTGTCAAACCAGCCAAGAcatcatttttaaactttccAAGATTATAGCTCTGCCCCCAACAGAGGATAGGGAAAACACCCTTCAAGACCCTTCCCAGGACCGCAGTTCCAGTCTTGTTCTTGAGTGGGAAAAGCTTGGTGGGATCGGGAAACATGGTTTGGCGAAGCCAGTCGATGAGGTCTCGACATATCCCTGGTGGGTCTGGTGGGTTTGCCACCCACCGAGCCCTGTCTGCAGGGGTGCTGGTGTTGTCGACCGTCGTTGAGACGCCGGACATAGTCGGAGACGTGTTGGCGTTAGCGATCGACATGTGTGTTGAAGTGTTTGGGGGAACTAAGGGAGGTGTGTGTGTCAGTGACACAGCTCAGGCAAGGGGGTTTATTAATTGCATGAAGAAAAGCTTGGGGTTGACGCAGGGGagtgtttgattttaaaatggaagcataatatatataaaccattcaaaaattttatatcaattagGAGATGCCACTttctcattattatatttcttttactttaacCACTTATGATCTTTGAAATACAACTTCctaaactctttttctttcccattaatattcaatttcaacTTACCTAAGTTTCCATGTTACAATCACATTGCATATTCTATAGTTACATATCATCACTTCAATCTACACattttacacattttttttttcaaatgattcattagttttctttgccaaaaaaataaaaataaaattgaagtaaattaataattgattttaaggTGGAGTAGTGTTTACCTCATGATTTTCCCCTAAAATCCTATAAATAAATGCCTCAcccaaattaaagttaaagttgaaaattagtagtgtttcaatcaaaattctccttgcataataataaaagtgtaTTTGGCTTTATTATtacaaatagataaataaatacatgagACCAAGCcttcatttaaatttcataatcattttaatttggaaaattaagtttattttcattcCTTCTCATCTATGCTGGGACGAAACTTCTAAATTAATACAATCTGagtaaaaagataaaaatagaaaaagaagagaaaagttatGAACAGTGGAGTAATCAAGTGTTGTGTTGAGTCAACGTGATGggaattcaaattgaatggattgaattaatttggaatccaaatttatatttatctacacaatattaaaaaactgCTATctttagaaaacattttttttgtcgGTTTTATCCTCTTTTTAGCTTGAAATGAATTCCAAGTACACCCTTATCCCTCCATCAATAATTCTATTCACTTCTAAATTGATCATAATAAAAAGatcataaacaaattaatgtaatatatgaaaattgatgCAATTATTCAATTTGTACATGgactttataaatatataatatcatatGATCATACGCtctataaatattcaaattctaatGAAAGTGGTTGTAGAGGAGAGAGATGGACAGTGACAAGATTAACACATAACTGGCAATGGCAGAGAAGAACTAGAATTGACAACCATAGTGATAGAGCAATAAAGTGGCAATTGCAACACAAGAATGttagattaaaaaatgaagtgtgGAAGAGAGTCAAAGTTTTGTAATTCATACTAAGAAAATTGTTAGTGTTTCTTCTCTAGCTTCTTTCAAACAGTCTCGCTTTCTTCAACatctgtttcttgttttctttctttgagtATTTCAgttaattctttttccttctttctttagtTCAGATTAGAAGACTGCATGGCTAATTTTGTTGGATTAGAAGAATGGTTTTATTGCATGCCTAATTTTTGCCACATGTACATTCAAGTTGATAATTAGGGTTTGTCTCACATCTGATCACTGTTTCAAcccaaaaaatgaaaagagaggaataatggttaaaataaaaattaaagaaaaaaatgaaacgaATAGACGTAGTCCAATAATGCAAAAAAAGAACCACACTTTAtgtctaattatttttaaaatgacaaaatttacctaatcttttttcaaaactactgaaattttctaaacaaccCAAAACTTTGAGCCTAATTATGGATCAACCAATTGCTTCTTTCTTAGACTTTACTGAGATCTCGATTCAAATATGTCTCGTGTACGTGTTTGGAGATTGGTAGCTAGATTTTAGTTATGTCAGttgtagtaattaattttattattattgggtCTTTTCTTCGGTCTAATAATATTAACAATGACAGAGAACAATATAGTAGTTGGATggatgaaattcaaaattccaaacttaagtatttattgatttattgaGGTGATagaaattgaactttttaaaagtaaattgcTGAAAAGTGCATGCCCTGCTTGTATTcgtttacaaaataatttttttaaaaaaaaaaaaagaaaaaagaagaagaagaaggcaCTATATCATTGTCAATGTCAATGTTCATATTCATATCATATCATGGAAAAAGCCAGCATCCACGTTGAAAAGATAAAgctttggatttttcttttcttctattcttcttctttcaaataatattatgtaCCATTACTTCACAAGTCAATGACTACAATATCTCCATTTTTTCTCGGTCTATgatgaacaataaaaaataaagagattaaaatggacctatatatatataataaacaatacaTTTAACTTCCCTAATACATTAATATACTTAGATCCtaatactcaaaattttcaaaccatggagaaatattatcttttatcCTTTTATACACAATAATGCAAGATGGAAGAACTAATTAACCAAAGTTTAGTTGACTGAACATTCTTATAGGTTATTAACCATTGATGTATATCAATTATCATCGGTGGtaacaaaaaattgataaagatataatttaagggtattatcaattatttgtaGGGTagagtattaaaaaaaataaagtggtTAAAAATTGAGACAATAACTAATACTAGAGTCTTaagaataatagaaaaattaacatGATTTATTCTGTTTCGTTGTCGTCACAATATGATCTACCTATGATATATGGAAGggtaaaaatgttatatataaatcacATTCTCATAAAAGTTGAGATTAATAGAGCTAAAGCATATATTGTGTATGGAAAGAGAAGAGGaaacagaaagaaagagaaaaatgatatcACTGTTGTAGTGTAGAGGCCAAATCACacaacattattgttattatttgagGAATCAcataacattattttaaaactatttaataacGCAAAGGATTGCAATCTAaatcttattaaattttactttagtttctaaatttttaataatgtcAATTATAGTCTCTCATCTTAAAACAACGTATtttgattcttgtttttagaattttatatctttaacTCTTTAACGGAATGATAATATGACTCATATATTTTGATCACTAAACCACCAAATAAGAttatcacttttaaaaatgatataaatctATACAAGATCAAAGTAACTCCTAATGAAAAAGACCAAAGtaagttctttattttttatttggagaCTTACAAACcgtttaaaatgtttatgatccaaaataaaataagatacaAAGTTTAGGAATCGAAGTACGATCGAAcgaaaattataatataaacctaacgagagagagagaaaaagaacgaaaaaagtactttttatCACATTAGAATGAAATGAGAAGTAAAAGATATTGGATTGATTACtctgtttattattttttaagacaaatatcaattttgttgtagttgtgattttaaattttaaaatataatcttaaaaggttctaaattgatttctattactaatttattagttaattgaaaaaattaaatctttttcAAGTAAATTGATAGATTCATGAAagttaattattcaaattagaTGTAATCAttagtttaaagtttagaaatataatacacaatctcaaaatttaaattaagttagGGTATAAATTGGTATTTGTTCCTATGCGATCGTTTTTACAAACAAGCAAGATTTATTTTGAGAGATTCAAACCTCGTGACTTCTGAACATACACATGCAACTATTTTAGACAATATCTAGTTTGATTTTGTGGAATGGGATTGATGCAATAAttgtatattaaaatatagaaaatgcCAAAGTGTAGAACCGAAAGAGATTGAATGGTTGAgtactaattttgaaaagggaTAATGGGAAACATAAATGCTAACTTTTGGGCAAAGGGGAAAGAATATAATCAAACAAGAGGGGTTGTCAAATGCAAATGCAAATGCTTTAACCCAACATATGAGGTGCCTCCATGGTGCCATCCCTAACTAATACCCaatatattcaattattaatcCCTTCAATTCTTTGCAAAACCATTTCTTATTTGCTTTATTCTTGAATTTTGTTGCAttacatttgatttcttttttctctacGGCTCTCTTTGTACTCTTATGAAGTCATTTGTTTCATAAGTTTTTTCATGgaaatttagataaatatttaatgtttCTATTTGTTCACctaattttacttaaattttaaaccccatataaaatgacatttttcatACATGTATGAAGATGAATCGTAAAAATatagcttaattaattaatgttttagtATTAACTAGTCAATATTGTtgatcattttaattaattattaaataaccaattaattatttatttttagtaattagcttaattatgtttagttaaaaacttatttatttattttattaattaaatatgacaacaaattaagtaatattaaatttaattcatctCTTGCATTTAATTAagtaactttttatttttattttcaataatacaaattattgaattgaacATGGTTGGGAGTTTGAGACATTAAGCAGGAtgaatataaacatttaaactttaaacattcaaatcatttcatatccttaatatctaaatttaattatgaaacaatatttactattaaaataaccttttaatatttttaatagtagGAAGAGGAAAATAATTACATGTTTTCTACCGAAaaatatacaagaaaaaaagaagtataaaAGAATCACGCTTTTTCCAAAGTTTATTATCACAAGGATACACGCCAGAACATTGTGAGAATGGCGAACAtatcatgaaaaaaatattcttcaaTCTTGTGCCATTTTATGGATTGGTTATTACTAGATAGGTACAATTGTCttgaattaaaatagataGCTAATTTAGTATACAAATACTCTGGTTGAAAACGATTTAGTGTTAGAtcagttttgttttataaaaattatacttattttcttaaattatttttttctcatcattTCACGAAGGTAAGGTGATGCTAATAATTGATATGAAGCAATTAGTATGTAACTTATAATGTACGTAATTTATAATTGACATTAGacattcacttttttttttccaactaaaCAGGTTAAACGGACATGCCTGTTTATTTTAGCGATACACCTACAAATCCATATGATCactatttaagaaaaccattgtttgtttgattttattttaattttctctctgAATCAAATAGGTTAAAGTTGATGAAAGTTTAGGTATTATTACTGGCCAAAGAAGTGCCCACTACTACTTTAactacaaaaaggaaaagggaatgAGAAAAAGGAGAgcataaagaaaatgaatgaatgtaGACTTGTTTAGGGATGAATTGGGAGTTTGGAAGAGTGAAAGGCTTAGAAAAAAAGGATTGGTTTAAGAAATGTGAACTCTCAAAAGATGTGATGGTTGGCAAAAAGGCCAAAGTTATAGTTGAGCAAATTTCACATTAGGGTTTTGGAAATGGAATTAATCTCACCCagtaaattgttataaattatttgaacttttattgCTATTaaacatcatatatataatttaaattaatactattattattattatgaaagtGGTTGATGaaccaacaaaatatatctTGATTCTATAATAATCAACGATCTTAATTAAATGatcacttttcatttcatccaCTAAACCCACCACCATTACCACCATTATTCACCTAAAACCTCTTCTTCATATACATTGTATATA from Cucumis sativus cultivar 9930 unplaced genomic scaffold, Cucumber_9930_V3 scaffold78, whole genome shotgun sequence includes the following:
- the LOC101213063 gene encoding low affinity sulfate transporter 3, producing MSIANANTSPTMSGVSTTVDNTSTPADRARWVANPPDPPGICRDLIDWLRQTMFPDPTKLFPLKNKTGTAVLGRVLKGVFPILCWGQSYNLGKFKNDVLAGLTLASLCIPQSIGYANLAKLDPQYGLYTSIVPPLVYAILGSSREIAIGPVAIISMLLPTMIQKIQDPAADPFAYRNLVFTTTFFAGIFQAAFGLFRLGFMVDFLSQAAIVGFMGGAAIVIGLQQLKGLLGITHFTNKTDIISVMEAVFASFHHLNNDQWNPLNFIIGSSFLSFILITKLLGKKYKKVFWLPAMAPLVSVILSTLLVFLTRADEHGVKIVKRVPPGLNPISTQNIQIHTPHISQILNAALIVAVVALTEAIAVGRSLASMKGYNIDGNKEMVALGFMNLAGSLTSCYTATGSLSRSAVNFSAGCETPVSNVVMAVTVMISLKMFTKLLYFTPNAILASIILSALPGLVDIHQAYNIWKIDKLDFLACLAAFFGVLFLSVEFGLLLSLVISFAKIIVTSIKPGTEILGKIPGTDTFCDIHQYPMALNTPGVLIVRVKSGLLCFANANFVKDRILRFISSQEASGKGITQFLVIDLSNLMNIDTSGIASLEELHKNLATSGIEMAIANPKWQVIHKLKVSNFVAKLKGRVFLSVGEAVDACLSAKMGAAI